The proteins below are encoded in one region of Methylophilales bacterium:
- the murD gene encoding UDP-N-acetylmuramoyl-L-alanine--D-glutamate ligase, with amino-acid sequence MEIKKKSEVSALEEIKHILVVGLGKSGLSCIDYLTKQIKFKKKLFKISVYDKNKTVKEQRSLLKDLDIIEVYSGDIKFEFLDKKSHVFLSPGVSLAEVNKFNQKFSIINDISLFLEHLSDNSNNLKVIGITGTNGKTTTCLFLEHLLIKAGYKAKSSGNIGNSPLDLISKLESLEVVVLEISSFQLNPFKKNGFPGKKIDVGVFLNFTEDHLDMHVSIDDYLQSKLALLKSSKRHVINEDLMKKLPKRFKDITFMHIDGGNIKNEFSEKISQEKYVICSIEDSKFIINNNNNFKVCIKESKLLGNHNELNIAAAFAAFRCLDISFSNYQDVIKSFNGAPHRIEWIRDVNGIKFYNDSKATNVASTIAALQFFKGENIFLIAGGDSKRLSIEPLKKYLNKNVSHLFLVGKDALVIKKIFVKLNNLKIFICKDLTVAVSEAFDHATVGDIILLSPSCSSHDMYQNYVERGEHFNKIVRSLKN; translated from the coding sequence ATGGAAATAAAAAAAAAATCAGAAGTTTCAGCACTCGAAGAAATTAAGCATATTTTAGTTGTCGGTTTGGGAAAGTCAGGCTTATCCTGTATCGATTATTTAACAAAGCAAATAAAATTCAAAAAAAAATTATTTAAAATTAGTGTCTATGACAAAAATAAAACAGTAAAAGAACAACGGAGTCTGTTAAAAGATCTAGACATTATAGAAGTTTATTCGGGTGATATAAAATTTGAATTTTTAGATAAAAAGTCTCATGTATTTTTAAGTCCAGGAGTCAGCCTGGCAGAAGTAAATAAATTTAATCAAAAATTTAGCATCATCAATGATATCTCTTTATTTCTAGAACATTTGTCAGATAATTCAAATAATTTGAAAGTCATTGGTATCACAGGAACAAATGGAAAGACAACCACCTGTTTATTCCTCGAGCATTTATTAATAAAGGCTGGTTATAAGGCTAAGTCATCTGGAAATATTGGCAATTCGCCTTTAGATTTAATTAGCAAGTTAGAAAGTCTTGAGGTTGTAGTTCTTGAAATTTCAAGTTTTCAATTAAACCCCTTCAAAAAAAATGGATTTCCAGGTAAGAAAATTGATGTAGGAGTTTTTCTTAATTTTACTGAAGATCATTTAGATATGCATGTCAGTATAGATGATTACCTACAATCAAAATTAGCTTTATTAAAATCAAGCAAAAGGCACGTTATTAATGAGGATTTAATGAAAAAACTACCTAAGCGGTTCAAAGATATAACATTCATGCATATTGATGGAGGTAATATAAAGAATGAGTTTTCAGAAAAAATATCACAAGAAAAATATGTAATTTGTTCTATTGAAGATAGTAAATTTATTATTAATAATAATAATAATTTTAAGGTGTGTATTAAAGAATCCAAATTATTAGGTAATCATAATGAATTAAATATTGCTGCAGCATTTGCAGCATTTAGGTGTCTAGATATATCTTTTTCAAATTATCAAGATGTTATAAAGAGCTTTAATGGCGCTCCCCACCGTATCGAATGGATAAGGGATGTAAATGGCATTAAATTCTATAATGATTCTAAAGCTACGAACGTGGCATCAACTATTGCAGCATTACAATTTTTTAAGGGCGAAAATATTTTTTTAATTGCTGGAGGTGATAGCAAACGATTATCTATAGAACCATTAAAAAAATATTTAAATAAAAATGTATCCCATCTATTTTTAGTTGGTAAAGATGCTTTAGTAATTAAGAAAATATTTGTAAAACTAAATAATCTAAAAATTTTTATATGTAAAGATCTGACCGTTGCTGTATCTGAAGCATTTGATCATGCTACTGTAGGAGATATTATTCTGCTATCCCCATCTTGCTCAAGTCACGATATGTACCAAAATTATGTTGAGCGGGGTGAGCACTTTAACAAAATAGTACGCTCATTAAAAAATTGA
- the ftsW gene encoding putative lipid II flippase FtsW, with protein sequence MKIFSAQTNYNLPIYDYHLIWASLLLLGAGLVMVYSSSVDIAASSKALNFNSYHYLIRQSIYILLGFIFGYIAFLIPLYFWQKIAPILFIFGLILLVLVLVPGVGKEVNGSRRWISLIIINFQPSELVKLFTVMYASDYVLRKSKQMRTIVKGFLPMLGIIVLTGFLLLLEPDFGAFTVITVIAMGLLFLGGLTYKIFFSLLFFAPISIYYLITLQPYRLDRIIGFLDPWDDPLGKSYQLTHSLMAFGRGEFFGSGLGASVEKLQYLPEAHTDFILAVIGEEFGLLGVSIIIILFAFLVVRMFGIAKESIQNKKPFSALMAQGIGLWFGIQGIINMGVNLGLFPTKGLTLPLLSYGGTGILINMIAIAIVLKIDYENRRNMRGQFY encoded by the coding sequence TTGAAAATATTTTCAGCACAAACTAATTATAATTTACCAATTTATGATTATCATCTGATATGGGCCTCACTTCTTCTTTTAGGCGCTGGACTTGTAATGGTTTATTCCTCTTCAGTGGACATAGCAGCAAGTAGTAAAGCACTAAACTTTAATAGTTACCATTACTTAATAAGGCAGTCCATATATATATTATTAGGTTTTATCTTTGGATATATTGCATTCTTGATTCCTCTATATTTTTGGCAGAAAATTGCTCCCATTTTATTTATATTTGGATTGATTTTATTGGTATTAGTTTTGGTCCCTGGGGTTGGTAAAGAGGTGAATGGGAGTAGAAGATGGATATCATTGATTATAATTAATTTTCAACCTTCAGAGCTTGTGAAGCTTTTTACTGTAATGTACGCCTCAGATTATGTCTTAAGAAAATCTAAACAAATGAGGACCATAGTGAAAGGTTTTTTACCTATGTTGGGAATAATTGTTCTTACAGGATTCCTTCTTCTCTTAGAGCCTGATTTTGGAGCATTTACTGTAATTACAGTAATAGCGATGGGGCTTCTTTTCTTAGGGGGCCTTACATATAAAATATTTTTTAGTTTATTGTTTTTTGCACCAATAAGTATCTACTACCTTATTACATTGCAACCATATAGGCTCGATAGAATTATTGGATTTTTGGATCCATGGGACGACCCACTAGGTAAAAGTTACCAATTGACGCATTCATTAATGGCGTTTGGTAGAGGTGAATTTTTTGGCTCAGGACTAGGAGCAAGTGTAGAAAAATTACAATATTTACCAGAGGCACACACTGACTTTATACTGGCAGTCATAGGCGAAGAATTTGGTTTGTTGGGAGTCTCTATAATAATAATTTTATTCGCATTTCTAGTTGTTAGGATGTTTGGAATTGCTAAAGAATCCATCCAAAATAAGAAGCCATTTTCTGCATTAATGGCACAAGGTATTGGGTTATGGTTTGGGATACAGGGCATAATAAATATGGGAGTAAATTTAGGACTTTTCCCTACAAAGGGGCTCACACTTCCGCTTTTGTCATATGGAGGAACAGGTATTTTGATAAACATGATTGCTATTGCGATTGTACTTAAAATTGATTACGAGAATAGAAGAAATATGCGAGGGCAATTTTATTAA
- the murG gene encoding undecaprenyldiphospho-muramoylpentapeptide beta-N-acetylglucosaminyltransferase, with product MITRIEEICEGNFIKKVNITIAAAGTGGHINPGIAIADNLQMDGYNISWLGTPKGMENKLIDKNKFQFFALSISGIRNKGLLKLIQLPFILTISTIQAVKALKITKTKLLIVMGGYVSLPAALAAKILNIKLIVHEQNSIPGLTNKILSFISNQNFSAFPNSLRKSKIIGNPIRKEIEQVRNPKKRFFNRKGPLRILIFGGSLGSKSFNQLLPFIFKKINENNKLSIIHQSGEKMFELLKESYKGADFKVETRKYIFDMEKKYNWADIVIARSGALTVSELITSGSASILIPYPFAVDDHQFFNAKILKDAGAAEIIREKDLEEKLVFNLAKLNRKKCENMALKAKELHRYDACAEVRKVCNTLLK from the coding sequence TTGATTACGAGAATAGAAGAAATATGCGAGGGCAATTTTATTAAAAAAGTAAATATTACAATTGCGGCAGCAGGAACTGGGGGGCATATAAACCCTGGTATCGCTATTGCAGATAATCTTCAAATGGATGGATATAATATTTCATGGCTTGGAACCCCAAAGGGAATGGAAAATAAGTTAATAGACAAAAATAAATTTCAATTTTTTGCATTATCAATTTCCGGTATACGGAATAAAGGATTATTAAAACTAATACAGTTACCCTTTATTTTGACAATTTCGACAATTCAGGCTGTAAAGGCACTTAAAATTACAAAGACAAAATTATTGATTGTTATGGGGGGTTATGTTTCCTTGCCAGCAGCATTGGCGGCTAAAATTTTAAACATAAAACTTATTGTGCACGAACAAAACTCAATACCTGGATTAACAAACAAAATTTTATCTTTCATCTCTAATCAAAACTTTTCAGCCTTTCCGAATAGTTTAAGAAAATCAAAAATAATAGGTAACCCTATAAGGAAAGAGATAGAACAGGTAAGAAATCCAAAAAAAAGATTTTTTAATAGAAAAGGCCCTTTGAGGATCCTTATTTTTGGAGGTAGCCTGGGGTCAAAATCATTCAATCAGCTCTTACCATTTATTTTTAAAAAAATAAATGAAAATAATAAACTATCAATTATTCATCAATCTGGCGAAAAAATGTTTGAATTATTAAAAGAAAGCTATAAGGGCGCAGACTTCAAAGTTGAAACCAGAAAGTATATTTTTGATATGGAAAAAAAGTATAATTGGGCAGACATTGTGATTGCAAGGTCAGGCGCATTAACAGTTTCAGAGTTGATTACTTCTGGATCTGCCAGTATATTAATTCCCTATCCATTTGCTGTTGATGACCACCAATTTTTTAATGCAAAAATTCTCAAGGATGCAGGTGCCGCAGAAATTATAAGAGAAAAAGACCTAGAAGAAAAATTAGTATTTAATTTGGCAAAGTTAAACAGAAAAAAATGTGAAAATATGGCACTAAAAGCAAAAGAATTGCACAGATATGATGCATGTGCCGAGGTTCGAAAGGTATGTAATACATTACTTAAATGA
- the murC gene encoding UDP-N-acetylmuramate--L-alanine ligase gives MKNKIKRIHFIGIGGSGMSGIAEVMQTLGFTVTGSDLAISDTIKSLKKLGIKVYSEHNKANIKKVDTIVFSNAISRNNPELIEAKKNKVPMISRAEMLSELMRFKRGIAVAGTHGKTTTTSLIASILTEAKIDPTYVIGGRLNSMLKNAKLGKSDVIIVEADESDASFLHLNPINSVVTNIDKDHLENYHGDFETLKQTYIDFIHQAPFYENIFLCIDDKILKSLIPKILRPIVTYGTSKEAQIRAIDITHEGRKVKFKVIDNKYTKKRFTVSINFPGEHFVRNTLAAIAVALEYQVSIKDIKNALSKFNGVGRRYDVYKNICKNKKNLTVIDDYGHHPTEIEAVIKATKKAFPRREINLVFQPHRYTRTRDCFDELARVLQLPNKTFLFDIYSAGESEINQISSQNIIKKIKQKKGTYLNNFAEAEKAILKKINTNSIVLIMGAGNISEFVKSFVED, from the coding sequence ATGAAAAACAAAATAAAAAGAATACACTTTATAGGAATTGGTGGATCCGGCATGAGTGGTATCGCGGAGGTGATGCAAACACTAGGCTTCACTGTAACTGGATCTGACCTGGCAATTTCAGATACAATAAAATCACTTAAGAAATTAGGCATCAAAGTTTACTCCGAACATAATAAAGCAAATATAAAAAAAGTTGATACGATCGTATTTTCAAATGCAATTTCAAGAAATAACCCTGAATTAATAGAAGCGAAAAAAAATAAAGTACCAATGATCTCAAGGGCTGAAATGTTATCTGAATTGATGCGGTTTAAAAGGGGAATTGCAGTTGCAGGAACGCATGGAAAAACAACCACCACAAGTTTAATAGCCTCGATATTAACCGAAGCAAAAATTGACCCTACTTACGTTATTGGTGGAAGATTAAATTCCATGCTAAAGAATGCAAAGCTTGGTAAGAGTGATGTAATCATTGTTGAAGCTGATGAATCAGATGCATCATTTCTTCACCTAAACCCAATTAACAGCGTCGTCACAAACATAGATAAAGATCACCTTGAAAACTATCATGGTGATTTTGAAACGCTAAAACAAACATATATAGATTTTATTCACCAAGCACCATTTTATGAAAATATTTTTTTATGTATTGACGATAAAATTTTAAAATCGCTAATACCTAAAATTTTAAGACCTATAGTGACCTACGGCACATCCAAAGAGGCACAAATTAGAGCAATAGATATCACTCATGAAGGCAGAAAAGTAAAATTTAAAGTAATTGATAATAAATACACAAAAAAAAGATTTACGGTCTCAATAAATTTTCCTGGAGAACATTTTGTTAGAAATACGCTTGCTGCAATTGCTGTAGCGCTTGAGTATCAAGTATCCATAAAAGATATAAAAAATGCCTTAAGCAAATTTAATGGCGTAGGAAGAAGATATGATGTATATAAAAATATTTGTAAGAACAAAAAAAATCTTACTGTTATAGATGACTATGGGCACCACCCCACTGAAATTGAAGCGGTAATTAAGGCAACAAAAAAAGCATTTCCTAGACGCGAAATAAATTTAGTTTTCCAACCACATCGATATACCCGGACAAGAGATTGTTTTGATGAATTAGCTAGAGTCCTTCAGCTGCCTAATAAAACTTTTTTATTTGATATTTATTCTGCAGGAGAGTCAGAAATAAACCAAATCTCATCTCAAAATATAATAAAAAAAATAAAACAAAAAAAAGGAACATACCTGAATAATTTTGCTGAGGCAGAAAAGGCAATTTTAAAAAAAATTAATACAAATTCAATAGTCCTTATTATGGGGGCGGGAAATATTTCTGAATTCGTTAAGTCCTTTGTAGAGGATTAA
- the murB gene encoding UDP-N-acetylmuramate dehydrogenase: MEPNKVYKNVSLTKFNSWKVGGKAENFVICSDISFLCQLIKNKKVQRPIKFIGLGSNILVRDSGVKGTTIVMHKGLNNFFKEEGLFYSEAGLSCSKFSKLIAKEGHSGSAFLSGIPGTIGGALAMNAGCYGSEIWSFVKKVKMINADGDLIERNPNEFKVGYRKIQKKNEAENFVGAWFSFSKGKKLEAEESIRKLLSHRKSTQPLSWPSAGSTFKNPDNNHAAKLIEDCGLKGFKIGDAKISEKHANFIINLGAARAKDIEDLIKHIKKIVFKETKIKLIPEVEIIGDV, translated from the coding sequence ATGGAACCGAATAAGGTATATAAGAATGTGAGTCTTACAAAATTTAATAGCTGGAAGGTGGGCGGTAAAGCAGAAAATTTTGTAATTTGCTCTGATATTAGCTTCTTGTGCCAATTAATTAAGAATAAAAAGGTGCAAAGGCCGATAAAATTTATTGGGTTAGGATCAAATATTCTTGTTAGAGATAGTGGAGTCAAAGGGACAACTATCGTAATGCATAAAGGCTTGAATAACTTTTTTAAAGAGGAGGGGTTATTTTATTCTGAAGCTGGGTTAAGTTGCTCTAAATTTTCAAAATTGATAGCTAAAGAAGGGCACAGCGGTTCAGCTTTTCTATCAGGCATTCCAGGAACAATTGGAGGAGCATTAGCAATGAATGCAGGGTGTTATGGATCTGAAATATGGAGTTTTGTTAAAAAAGTAAAGATGATAAATGCTGATGGAGATTTAATTGAGCGGAATCCAAATGAGTTTAAAGTAGGGTATCGGAAAATTCAAAAGAAGAACGAAGCAGAGAATTTTGTTGGCGCTTGGTTCTCTTTTTCAAAAGGAAAAAAATTAGAAGCTGAGGAGAGTATAAGGAAATTATTGTCTCATAGAAAAAGTACACAACCACTAAGCTGGCCCTCAGCTGGATCGACTTTCAAAAATCCTGATAATAATCATGCGGCCAAACTTATTGAGGATTGTGGTTTAAAGGGATTTAAAATTGGTGATGCTAAAATTTCGGAAAAACATGCAAATTTTATTATCAACTTGGGTGCAGCAAGAGCGAAGGATATAGAAGATCTAATTAAACACATAAAAAAGATTGTTTTTAAAGAGACAAAAATTAAATTGATTCCGGAAGTAGAAATCATTGGAGATGTTTAA
- a CDS encoding D-alanine--D-alanine ligase, giving the protein MNKDTFGKVAVLLGGTSNEREISINSGKSVLKALKRNGIDATGIDPKTDNVEQLKLFDRIFICLHGKDGEDGKIQKYLDSLKIPYTGNGAAASSLCMNKYLAKKQWAKDNVSTPLFMLANSPDDYTILRKYFGNEFILKPASSGSSLGVSIVKNNNEYMEAFDNASKIDSTIIAETYVSGNEYAIPILNNTALPIIEIKPKTNFYNFDAKYNRQDTEFICPANLSNEFVERINEKSLDAFFSLGCTGYGRVDFMIDDKKELFFIEVNTIPGFTDHSLMPMSAKVIGKNFDDLVLDILGETCD; this is encoded by the coding sequence ATGAATAAAGACACTTTCGGTAAGGTTGCTGTTCTTTTGGGAGGCACCTCAAATGAAAGAGAAATTTCAATTAATAGCGGGAAATCTGTTCTAAAAGCTCTTAAGCGAAATGGTATTGATGCGACTGGGATTGATCCTAAAACTGATAATGTAGAACAATTAAAATTATTCGATCGAATTTTTATTTGTCTTCACGGAAAAGATGGTGAGGATGGAAAAATACAAAAGTATTTAGATAGTTTGAAAATTCCATATACAGGAAATGGTGCAGCGGCTTCTTCACTTTGTATGAACAAATATTTAGCAAAAAAACAATGGGCAAAAGACAATGTCTCAACCCCACTATTTATGTTGGCAAATTCGCCAGATGATTACACAATTCTAAGAAAATATTTTGGTAATGAATTTATTTTGAAACCTGCTTCATCAGGATCGAGTTTAGGCGTCAGTATAGTAAAAAATAATAATGAGTATATGGAAGCTTTTGATAACGCATCTAAAATAGATTCAACCATAATTGCTGAAACTTATGTAAGTGGAAATGAATATGCTATTCCAATTTTAAATAATACAGCACTACCCATTATAGAAATTAAACCTAAAACAAACTTTTATAATTTTGATGCAAAATATAACCGTCAAGATACAGAGTTTATTTGCCCCGCTAACTTATCGAATGAATTTGTTGAAAGAATTAATGAAAAATCACTTGATGCTTTTTTTTCATTAGGGTGCACTGGTTACGGCAGAGTGGATTTTATGATTGACGATAAGAAAGAATTATTTTTTATTGAAGTTAATACCATACCTGGATTCACTGACCATAGCTTGATGCCGATGTCTGCAAAAGTCATAGGAAAAAATTTTGATGATTTAGTGCTTGATATATTGGGTGAAACATGTGATTAA
- a CDS encoding FtsQ-type POTRA domain-containing protein: MNHIFNHANLPINEILIKGQYQHIDREQINLITEEYVQGNFFNVNLYEARSAFKQLPWVRDVDLRRKWPDQLEITIEEHKPIARWEGTGLVNDKGEIFIASTEENLPIFVGPENFVKEMTIKFREINKILAKELIHISIIKLSERLSWEIKTNNFIRVVLGKKNVSSRVKIFIKNYQFVLAELKSEIDYVDMRYRDGFSVRKTKKKNKDKTLNNTI, translated from the coding sequence GTGAATCATATCTTTAACCACGCAAATCTTCCTATTAATGAAATTTTAATAAAAGGGCAATATCAACATATTGATAGAGAACAAATCAATTTAATTACAGAAGAATACGTCCAAGGAAATTTTTTTAATGTGAATTTATATGAGGCTAGATCAGCTTTTAAGCAGCTACCTTGGGTAAGGGATGTTGATTTGAGAAGAAAATGGCCAGATCAATTAGAGATAACTATCGAAGAACATAAACCCATTGCTAGGTGGGAGGGGACTGGATTGGTTAACGATAAAGGCGAAATATTTATTGCTTCTACAGAGGAAAATTTACCCATTTTTGTGGGGCCAGAGAATTTTGTAAAGGAGATGACGATTAAATTTAGAGAAATTAATAAAATTTTAGCTAAAGAATTAATACATATCAGTATAATTAAACTTTCTGAAAGACTTTCATGGGAAATTAAAACAAATAACTTTATAAGGGTAGTTTTAGGAAAGAAAAATGTATCCTCTAGAGTTAAAATTTTTATTAAAAACTATCAATTTGTATTAGCAGAATTAAAAAGCGAGATCGATTATGTTGATATGCGTTACAGAGATGGATTCTCTGTTAGAAAAACAAAAAAGAAAAATAAAGACAAAACATTGAATAACACAATCTAA
- the ftsA gene encoding cell division protein FtsA → MIKNKDENNLIVALDVGTSKIVVIVAELLPDGVLKIIGLGQHVSKGLKKGVVVNIESTMQAIQRAVEEAELMADCKIKDVYTGIAGSHIKSLNSHGMVKIKDSEVSQMDIDRVIETAQAITLPPDQQVLHILTQEYVVDQQHDIIEPIGMSGMKLEVKVHIITGAVAAAQNIIKCIKRCGLDVTELVLQPLASAEAVLTKDERDLGVCLVDIGGGTTDIAVIKNGQIQHTVVIPIAGDQVTNDISVAFRTPNQSAEDIKINHGSAMTNMASANEIIEIPLVDGRDPKKITTLSLAQVIQPRMEELFNLIKNELIRSKTMDVISSGIVITGGSSMLNGAVELAESIFDAPVRLGLPRDIDGLLEVIENPRYATGVGLLKMGKEDKDKDTNLHLDGNTITNILKKMKLWFQGNF, encoded by the coding sequence ATGATTAAAAATAAAGACGAAAATAACCTTATTGTTGCCCTTGATGTTGGCACATCGAAGATTGTCGTTATAGTAGCTGAGTTACTTCCAGATGGTGTTCTAAAAATTATTGGCCTAGGGCAACATGTCTCCAAAGGTTTGAAAAAAGGCGTTGTTGTTAACATAGAAAGTACAATGCAAGCAATACAGAGGGCTGTTGAAGAAGCTGAATTAATGGCTGATTGTAAAATTAAGGATGTCTATACGGGCATAGCTGGTAGTCATATTAAAAGCCTAAATTCCCATGGCATGGTAAAAATAAAAGATTCAGAAGTTTCTCAAATGGATATTGATAGAGTCATTGAAACAGCTCAAGCGATAACATTACCACCTGACCAACAAGTTTTACATATCCTTACTCAAGAATATGTCGTCGATCAACAACACGATATAATTGAGCCAATTGGAATGAGTGGAATGAAGTTAGAAGTAAAGGTACATATTATTACCGGAGCAGTTGCTGCAGCACAAAATATTATTAAATGTATTAAGCGCTGTGGTTTAGATGTGACGGAGCTAGTTTTACAACCTCTAGCTTCTGCTGAAGCAGTTCTTACAAAGGATGAGCGAGATCTGGGCGTATGTCTTGTTGATATTGGTGGTGGTACAACAGATATTGCAGTTATTAAAAATGGACAGATTCAACATACGGTTGTGATTCCTATAGCAGGTGATCAAGTTACTAACGACATATCAGTTGCATTTAGAACGCCAAATCAATCAGCAGAGGATATCAAAATTAACCACGGATCAGCGATGACTAACATGGCTTCTGCTAATGAAATTATTGAAATTCCTTTGGTTGATGGCAGAGATCCAAAAAAGATAACAACACTTTCCCTAGCTCAAGTTATTCAACCGAGAATGGAAGAACTTTTTAATTTGATAAAAAATGAATTGATTAGAAGTAAAACGATGGATGTAATTTCATCTGGAATTGTTATTACAGGGGGTTCGTCAATGTTAAATGGTGCAGTTGAATTGGCAGAGTCAATTTTTGATGCCCCAGTTCGTTTAGGTTTACCAAGAGATATTGATGGTTTGCTGGAGGTTATTGAAAATCCAAGGTATGCGACAGGTGTTGGTCTTCTTAAAATGGGTAAAGAGGATAAAGACAAAGATACTAATTTGCATTTGGATGGGAATACAATAACTAATATACTTAAAAAGATGAAGTTATGGTTTCAAGGAAATTTTTGA
- the ftsZ gene encoding cell division protein FtsZ, translating to MFEMVDDKGQKALIKVIGVGGCGGNAVDFMIEKNVQGVEFICINTDLQALKKSQASTIIQIGDNLTRGLGAGSRPDTGKQAAIDDKEKIVQAIQGADMLFITAGMGGGTGTGATPIIAQAAKELGILTVAVVTKPFDFEGRRTQIAKEGISELVNFVDSLIVIPNEKLMGVLGEEVTFVDAFGAANNVLNSAVEGIAEIINNPGLINVDFSDVKTVMSEMGVAVIGSGFSEGPDRAISAAKEAVSCPLLEEVNLNNAKGILVNISASKDFKMREYFEVMDHIKKYAAENASIIVGSVIDDSLNNHLRVTMVATGLSTPINSIEPHHNEESETSNFNNEDTNVIEEINFSPESGDGLNVFEENQEAGVDLSGVVDDSEYDTPSFLRSRDKEKNDFSKND from the coding sequence ATGTTTGAAATGGTAGATGACAAGGGCCAAAAAGCATTGATAAAAGTGATTGGTGTTGGAGGGTGTGGTGGAAACGCTGTTGACTTTATGATTGAAAAAAATGTTCAAGGTGTTGAATTTATATGTATCAATACTGACCTTCAAGCATTAAAGAAAAGTCAGGCCAGTACCATAATTCAAATTGGAGATAATTTAACAAGAGGTTTAGGCGCCGGCTCACGTCCAGATACGGGTAAACAAGCGGCAATAGATGACAAAGAAAAGATAGTCCAAGCTATTCAGGGTGCTGATATGCTTTTTATTACTGCAGGTATGGGGGGAGGTACAGGAACAGGAGCAACTCCAATCATTGCCCAAGCAGCAAAAGAATTGGGTATTTTGACAGTCGCAGTTGTTACAAAACCCTTTGACTTTGAAGGTCGAAGAACTCAAATTGCAAAAGAAGGAATCAGCGAACTAGTTAATTTTGTAGATTCATTGATAGTGATTCCAAACGAAAAGTTAATGGGAGTGTTGGGTGAAGAAGTTACTTTTGTAGATGCATTTGGAGCTGCCAATAATGTTTTAAATAGTGCAGTGGAGGGTATTGCAGAAATTATTAATAACCCAGGCTTGATCAATGTCGATTTTTCAGATGTTAAAACTGTTATGAGTGAAATGGGTGTAGCAGTAATTGGATCAGGATTTTCTGAGGGACCAGATAGGGCAATATCGGCAGCAAAAGAAGCTGTTTCATGTCCATTATTGGAAGAGGTTAACTTGAATAATGCAAAAGGTATATTAGTAAATATTTCTGCGAGTAAGGATTTCAAAATGCGAGAATATTTTGAAGTCATGGATCATATAAAAAAATACGCAGCTGAAAATGCTTCAATTATTGTTGGGAGCGTTATTGACGATTCATTAAATAATCATTTGAGAGTTACAATGGTCGCAACGGGTTTATCGACTCCAATTAATTCAATTGAACCACACCATAATGAAGAATCAGAGACATCAAATTTCAATAATGAGGATACAAATGTTATTGAAGAAATAAACTTTTCACCTGAGAGTGGTGATGGGTTGAATGTATTTGAAGAAAATCAGGAGGCAGGAGTTGATTTATCAGGTGTAGTAGATGACAGTGAATATGATACGCCATCATTTTTAAGATCAAGGGATAAAGAGAAGAATGATTTTTCAAAAAACGATTAG